Within Candidatus Methylomirabilota bacterium, the genomic segment GCCAACGGCACGCTGGGCTGGCCGGACGAGGCGCCGTTCGACCGCATCCTGGTCGCGGCGGGCGGGCCCACCGTCCCGCCGCCGCTGTTCGAGCAGCTGGCGGAGGGCGGGCGCATGGTGATCCCGGTTGGCGATGCGGCCAACCAGGTGCTGCAGGTGATCGACAAGGTGCAGGGCGGCAAGCGCGTCACCGAGGATTCAGGGTGCGTGTTCGTGAAGCTCGTCGGCAAATATGCCTGGGAGTCGTGAGACCCTGGGTGTGAAGGGTACGGACGGGGCGTAGCGCAGCTTGGTAGCGCGCCTGCTTCGGGAGCAGGAGGTCGCTGGTTCAAATCCAGTCGCCCCGACCATTTTTCTCGAGCCGTCGCTGGAGCGGGCATGGGCGTCACGGGACTGCGCAGCGCCGCCGAGATCGTGGTGCAGGGGCGCGTGCAGGGCGTCGGCTACCGCAACTTCGTGCAGCGCAAGGCGCTGTCGCTGGGGCTGGCCGGCTACGTCATGAATCTGAAGGACGGCAAGGTCCGTGTGCGAGTGGAAGGCGGGCGCGACCTCATCGAGGAGCTGATGCACGACCTGGAAAAGGGCCCGCCGCTGGCGTGGGTCGAGCACATCGCGGTGACCTGGCGACCGCTCACCGGACGCTACACATCCTTCTCCATCCGCTACGCGGAGTTCGATCCGTGAGGTGTCCCCGGGCATGGGGACTCCTCGTGTCACTGCTGCTCACGCCCCTCCTGGCCGGTCCCGATGCCCGGTCGTACGCCCAGAGCGTGTCGATCCCCTCGTCCGCG encodes:
- a CDS encoding acylphosphatase, with the protein product MGVTGLRSAAEIVVQGRVQGVGYRNFVQRKALSLGLAGYVMNLKDGKVRVRVEGGRDLIEELMHDLEKGPPLAWVEHIAVTWRPLTGRYTSFSIRYAEFDP